Proteins from one Phaenicophaeus curvirostris isolate KB17595 chromosome 16, BPBGC_Pcur_1.0, whole genome shotgun sequence genomic window:
- the KDM8 gene encoding bifunctional peptidase and arginyl-hydroxylase JMJD5 isoform X1 yields the protein MSSGLEPPLWVAARALLPGPEAELALPLDGAVEEWVPPLLRRCRALLEGAGRPGGARALRRAGAVLRDGAWERLHAAPWREVGEGWRRAFAYGCLFSALGELAAGRPAAPALRLCDLGLLLGRDVLGGALRRLAGLLRHRHRPRRPPQKVHRDLAPVPVVPPEDEVPHLHCPSLEHFRDNYLIPQRPVVLEGIMDHWPCTKKWSVDYICEVAGCRTVPVELGSQYTDEDWSQQLMTVGDFIDRYIVGENGVGYLAQHQLFDQIPELKEDINIPDYCCLGEEDEDNITINAWFGPEGTISPLHQDPQQNFLAQVFGRKYIRLCSPQDSENVYPHESQMLHNTSQVDVEDPDLVKFPNFTKAAFQSCVLMPGQVLFIPVKYWHYVRSLDTSFSVSFWWS from the exons CGCCGCTGCTGAGGCGCTGCCGGGCGCTGCTGGAGGGCGCGGGGCGGCCCGGCGGGGCGCGGGCGCTGCGGCGGGCGGGCGCGGTGCTGCGGGACGGCGCGTGGGAGCGGCTGCACGCGGCGCCGTGGCGGGAGGTGGGCGAGGGCTGGCGCCGCGCCTTCGCCTACGGCTGCCTCTTCTCCGCGCTGGGCGAGCTGGCCGccggccgccccgccgcccccgcgctGCGCCTCTGcgacctggggctgctcctgggCCGCGACGTGCTGGGCGGCGCCCTGCGGCGGCTGGCGGGCCTCCTGCGGCACCGGCACCGCCCGCGGCGGCCCCCGCAG AAGGTGCATCGTGACCTCGCTCCGGTCCCTGTGGTGCCGCCAGAGGACGAGGTCCCTCATCTCCACTGCCCTTCGCTGGAGCATTTCAGAGACAACTACCTGATCCCTCAGCGGCCCGTGGTCCTGGAGGGGATTATGGACCACTGGCCATGTACGAAAAAGTGGAG CGTGGACTACATCTGTGAAGTCGCAGGGTGCCGCACGGTCCCTGTGGAGCTGGGTTCCCAATATACTGATGAGGACTGGTCTCAGCAGCTCATGACTGTCGGGGACTTCATTGACCGCTACATTGTCGGTGAG AACGGTGTAGGATACCTTGCCCAGCACCAGCTTTTTGATCAG ATCCCGGAACTGAAAGAGGATATCAATATCCCTGATTACTGCTGCCTAGGGGAAGAAGATGAAGACAACATCACCATTAACGCTTGGTTTGGTCCAGAAGGCACCATCTCCCCTCTTCATCAGGATCCCCAGCAGAATTTCTTAGCGCAG GTATTTGGAAGAAAGTACATCCGTCTGTGTTCACCACAAGATTCAGAAAACGTCTACCCACATGAAAGCCAAATGCTTCACAACACCAGTCAG gTTGATGTGGAAGATCCTGACTTGGTTAAGTTTCCCAATTTCACAAAGGCTGCGTTTCAGTCCTGTGTTCTGATGCCTGGACAGGTTCTGTTTATTCCAGTTAAATACTGGCACTATGTTCGATCACTTGATACCAGCTTCTCTGTCAGTTTCTGGTGGTCGTAG
- the NSMCE1 gene encoding non-structural maintenance of chromosomes element 1 homolog, producing MAAPMTDAHRRFLQVLMSHGIMEGSEARTLHRRCCEIHKVYYAHDKLEDFISTINSHLQPLYMQIRKGMSESDGRVHYALVNLVETEITKMASDYAENELELFRKTMDLIILSENGFASSTDILNLADQLKTKKMKKKEAEQVLKVFVEDKWLSERNGEYTLHTRCIIEMEQYILNNYPDVARKCNICHSLALQSQVCESCGIVIHLPCVGKYFRAQTEPRCPQCNDVWPWDIPAISQTDSQPPSKTGRAEKSSVLSTRRQ from the exons ATGGCAGCTCCAATGACTGATGCTCACCGGCGGTTCCTGCAAGTCCTGATGTCCCATGGGATCATGGAAGGGTCTGAGGCCAGGACCTTACACAGGCGCTGCTGTGAGATCCATAAAG tctaCTACGCGCATGATAAGCTGGAGGATTTCATCAGTACCATCAACAGCCACCTGCAGCCTTTGTACATGCAGATCCGGAAAGGAATGTCGGAAAGCGATGGGAGAGTACATTATGCTTTA GTGAATTTGGTAGAAACTGAAATCACTAAAATGGCATCTGACTACGCAGAAAATGAACTGGAATTGTTCAGAAAAACA ATGGACCTGATCATTTTATCAGAGAATGGCTTTGCCTCCTCTACAGATATTTTAAACTTGGCCGACCAACttaagacaaagaaaatgaagaaaaaggaagcgGAACAAGTGCTCAAAGTTTTTGTGGAGGACAAGTGGCTCTCTGAG AGAAATGGAGAATACACTCTGCACACTCGCTGCATCATTGAGATGGAACAATACATTCTCAACAACTACCCCGATGTGGCAAGGAAGTGTAACATCTGTCACAGCCTTGCCCTCCAG AGCCAAGTATGTGAATCCTGTGGAATTGTAATACACTTACCGTGTGTCGGAAAGTACTTCAGAGCGCAGACGGAGCCACGCTGTCCACAGTGTAACGACGTCTGGCCTTGGGACATTCCAG CAATTAGTCAGACAGATTCTCAGCCACCATCAAAAACAgggagagcagagaagagcagtgtCCTCAGCACCAGGCGCCAGTAA